One Triticum dicoccoides isolate Atlit2015 ecotype Zavitan chromosome 4B, WEW_v2.0, whole genome shotgun sequence genomic window carries:
- the LOC119295511 gene encoding uncharacterized protein LOC119295511 has protein sequence MGFLICACLLQLLFLGSSPAAAQSPSPARALDAMLQDYAYRAFVRPHTGIVYNGTVPADLAGVAVSGLRLRSGSLRRKGFSDYFEFSFPPGVIVQPYVERVVLVYHNLGELSEKYYPLPGYTYLSPILGLLVYDAANLSAVGLSELSIVASGSPISVSFSNVRAVPSGSPAPQCVWFDLDGVPQFRGLEANNVCATYRRGHFSIVVNSSDVAPAPGPSGAIAPLIPTDGGRNKGSSDAWKIAVGVVGGVIALGLLALLLVCFVRYKREKKMEVMERNAEVGETLRMAQVGRSQAPVALGTRTKPVIESEYVA, from the coding sequence ATGGGTTTCTTGATCTGCGCCTGCCTCCTCCAGCTGCTCTTCTTGGGCTCTtctccggcggcggcgcagtcGCCGTCGCCGGCGAGGGCCCTGGACGCAATGCTGCAGGACTACGCGTACCGGGCCTTCGTCCGGCCGCACACCGGCATTGTCTACAACGGCACCGTGcctgcggacctcgccggcgtcgcggtgtccgggcTCCGCCTGCGCAGCGGCAGCCTACGGAGGAAAGGCTTCTCCGACTACTTCGAGTTCAGCTTCCCCCCTGGCGTCATTGTGCAGCCGTACGTCGAGAGGGTGGTGCTCGTGTACCACAACCTGGGCGAGCTCTCGGAGAAGTACTACCCGCTCCCCGGCTACACCTACCTCTCGCCCATTCTCGGGCTGCTGGTCTACGACGCTGCCAACTTGTCAGCGGTGGGGTTGTCTGAGCTGAGCATCGTCGCGTCAGGGAGCCCGATTTCTGTGAGTTTCAGCAATGTGAGGGCGGTGCCCTCAGGCAGTCCAGCGCCGCAGTGTGTGTGGTTTGATTTGGATGGCGTGCCACAGTTCCGGGGCTTGGAGGCAAACAACGTGTGTGCAACGTATCGCCGAGGGCACTTCTCCATAGTGGTGAACTCCAGTGATGTTGCTCCTGCTCCAGGGCCTTCAGGCGCAATTGCCCCACTGATACCGACTGATGGTGGTCGTAATAAGGGTAGTTCGGACGCATGGAAGATTGCTGTCGGTGTTGTTGGGGGCGTCATTGCATTGGGGCTGTTGGCTTTGCTTCTGGTGTGTTTTGTCAGATATAAAAGGGAAAAGAAGATGGAGGTGATGGAACGAAATGCAGAGGTCGGGGAGACTTTGCGCATGGCGCAGGTTGGGCGGTCGCAAGCGCCTGTAGCGTTGGGAACGCGAACAAAACCTGTGATTGAGAGTGAGTATGTTGCATAG